The Aeromonas jandaei genomic interval GAGGGCCTGAGCCCCCTTGCTGCCACTGGCGCGGCCAGATTCATTCTGGGAAACCTGGGCTTGCAGTAGCATGCGCTCGACCGGACCGCCCGGCACGAAACGGGTGATGGTGAAGACGAGCAGGGTAATACCGAGAAACGTCGGGATGATCAAAAGCGTCCGGCGTAGGAAATACGACAGCATGATGGAACCTCGTCCTTGTTGTTCTTTTTGTGACCAGTCAAATCCGGTGACGGGCCTGTCCTTCCTGGAATTACGCGCTGGATTGGTTGCCAAACAGCAGACAATCCGCTTGGCCACTGTAAAAGCTCTGCAACAAAAATCAAGTACAAGAAAATGGAAAACTGGGAAAAATGACCCGCTGAGACCCAAATTACCGAGAAATGATGTTTTTTATCTGAAAAGCGAAAATAAAAACAAAATGCTACTACTCAACATTATTTTAAAAAATATAAATAGCTGTTTATTTTAACTTTTAGCAAATATAAGCATTTGATTTAAATTGCATTTGTTGGGGTTGGTGAAATTGAGTGAAAACGATATCATCTCGATGGTTATATCTGTTATCCCTATGAAACAGGTCAGGTTCAAGCCTCATGAAGTTAGTGTTTTATTCTTATTAAGGCCGGTAAGTCGAAATAAGATATAAATAGACAGCACGTTAACTAATAAGTTCATCAATTTTTAATTCAGCGCCATTCACTGCATTTAACAATGCCTTTACATTGGTTTGGTCGTATTTGGCAGAATTATTCACTAATTATATCGGTCGAAATTAATACACTCCGCTTATTCTAACGTCTGACCTCACCACACCCATGCTCCATTGACGCCGCTAGTCAAAGATTGATAAGCCTTACGCATCGCTCCAAAGAGGGCGGTATCAGGAAGCAAACAATAAACAACCAGGAAGGATATAAGCGATGCTTAGGAAGAGCAGAATCTCTGCTGCGATTGCGTTCGCCTTGGCGAGCCTTGCGGCAGTCCCATCTGTATCTGCCGAAGAAGGGCAGAACGTCGAAAAACTGCAGAAAATCAAGGTTACTGGCTCCCGTATCTCCCGTGTCGATGTCGAGGGCGCAACTCCTGTTGTTGCTGTCAGCAAGGTTCAGATCGAACAGTCTGGTCAGCAGACTGTGGCGGATTATCTGAAACAGGCCTCTTACAACTCCTTCGGCGGTTTCTCCCCTTCATCCGGCAGTTCTGCCCAGTCACAAGCCACCGTTGGTTTGCGTGGCCTTGGGGAAGATCGCACCCTGGTGCTGCTCAATGGCAAGCGAATTGCTGGCTCTCCTACCATGGGAGGCACTGCCATCAACCTCAACACCATCCCAATGGCGGCGGTTGAGCGAGTGGAAGTGAACCTGGATGGCGGCTCCGCGCTCTACGGTTCTGATGCCATCGGTGGCGTTATCAACGTGATCCTCAAAGAGGGTTTTGAAGGCTTGTCATTCCAGGGGCGTGTCGGTTCCCCAAGCGAAGAAGGTGGGGATGAGAAGAGCGGTTCCATCGTCAGTGGCGTTTCGGGTGAGAAGGGCGCCTTGATGATGGTCTACGAGCACGATGTCAAAGACGAGATCTACTACAAGGATCGTGACTATCTGGCCAAGCAGGGGGCTGAGTCCCCTAGCCTGTATGGTCGCAATATCAAGGGGGTAGACGCGACAACTGGCAAGACGGTCACCCGTACTCTGAATGGGGTTGACTGTGAAGGCACCGGTCCCGGTTTCGTCACCAAGGGCACGGCTTGCCGTTTCGACTTTGCCAAGGTCGCAGCCAAAACCGCTTCACGCACCCGTGATACCGTCTATGTGAACGGTCGTTACCATATCAATGACAGTGTGGATTTTGTGCCGCAGATGATTGGTTCCCGCGTCACCAGTTTTGGTCGCTTCGCGCCTGCTGCCGGTGCCTTCACCGTGGATGGTTCCACCCCGGAAAGTGCCGCAGTCCTCTCAGCCAACAACTTCAGCACCGCCAAAGCCGCTACCGTTTACTACCGTTTCAGCAACGTCGGGCCCCGTGACAACGATGTAACCGACTTGACCGGTACCCTGAATCTCGGTTTTGAGGGCACCGTTCCGACCGAAACTGTAGGGGATGTGGAGTGGAACGCCGGTTACATGTACTCCAAGACCGACAACCAGAGCATTGGTAATGGTTATGTTCTGGAACCAGCTGTCCAGACCCAGGTCAACAGCGGCAAGTTTGTCAATGGCAGCTTCTCCGCTGACGCCACCAAGGATCTCTCCTATACCACCAGCCGCAACTCCAAGATGGACTTCTTCCAGTGGTATGGCGGTCTGGGCTGGGAGATGGGCGCATTGCCTGCTGGCCCCGTCAGCTGGTACTTGGGCGCCGAGTATAACGACTGGGTTTACTCCGATACCTATGACAGCCAGTCCGAAGCGGGTAACGTACTGGGTTCATCCGGTAACTCCGGTGGTGGTGTGCGCGATGTGTTTGCCACCTATATCGAGAGTCTGATCCCCATCACCGAACAGATCGAGCTGAACCTGGCGGGGCGTTACGACAAGTACAGCGATTTTGGCAGCGCCTTCTCGCCCAAAGCGAGCCTGCGTTATCAGCCGCTCGACCAGCTGATGTTCCGAACCTCCTGGTCCCAGTCGTTCCGTGCGCCGGGTCTGAACGATCTTTACGCGGCGGATGCCGAGTCAGCTGACTTTGCCAAGGACTATGTCTATTGCCAGGCAAATGGTGTGGCCAACTGCTCTGAAGAGCAGTATATGACCACCCGTCAATCCAACAAGAACCTGAAGGAAGAGACAGCCAATACCTTCACTATCGGTACTGCCTACAACCCTCTGGACAACCTGAACCT includes:
- a CDS encoding TonB-dependent receptor; amino-acid sequence: MLRKSRISAAIAFALASLAAVPSVSAEEGQNVEKLQKIKVTGSRISRVDVEGATPVVAVSKVQIEQSGQQTVADYLKQASYNSFGGFSPSSGSSAQSQATVGLRGLGEDRTLVLLNGKRIAGSPTMGGTAINLNTIPMAAVERVEVNLDGGSALYGSDAIGGVINVILKEGFEGLSFQGRVGSPSEEGGDEKSGSIVSGVSGEKGALMMVYEHDVKDEIYYKDRDYLAKQGAESPSLYGRNIKGVDATTGKTVTRTLNGVDCEGTGPGFVTKGTACRFDFAKVAAKTASRTRDTVYVNGRYHINDSVDFVPQMIGSRVTSFGRFAPAAGAFTVDGSTPESAAVLSANNFSTAKAATVYYRFSNVGPRDNDVTDLTGTLNLGFEGTVPTETVGDVEWNAGYMYSKTDNQSIGNGYVLEPAVQTQVNSGKFVNGSFSADATKDLSYTTSRNSKMDFFQWYGGLGWEMGALPAGPVSWYLGAEYNDWVYSDTYDSQSEAGNVLGSSGNSGGGVRDVFATYIESLIPITEQIELNLAGRYDKYSDFGSAFSPKASLRYQPLDQLMFRTSWSQSFRAPGLNDLYAADAESADFAKDYVYCQANGVANCSEEQYMTTRQSNKNLKEETANTFTIGTAYNPLDNLNLSLDYYYIKIDDVIQLATTQTQFYQELNTGSNPNVIRDANGDVEMVYAGMVNLGQLKTSGIDFKADYKYDFNSFTLRYDFGSTYILKYEEGLFAGGPMVDKKGWNGKPDFRFNSGIGANFPQLWNLDTYLSTNYIDSQSQDYVDGKEEGHIASNTVWNLNVAVDTSWNAKIQTGVKNMFNRGPSLSSDGFTYEEDLYSIDGRVYYIDYTQKF